One Streptomyces sp. P9-A2 DNA window includes the following coding sequences:
- a CDS encoding class II fumarate hydratase: protein MTTTDDNRRYRIEHDSMGEVQVPADAKWRAQTQRAVENFPVSGQRIERAHIEALARIKGAAAKVNARLGVLDEDIAGAIGEAAGEVAGGKWDEHFPVDVFQTGSGTSSNMNTNEVIATLATERLGRPVHPNDHVNASQSSNDVFPSSIHIAATAAVTRDLVPALEHLAVSLERKAGEFADVVKSGRTHLMDATPVTLGQEFGGYAAQVRYGVERLHASLPRLAELPLGGTAVGTGINTPPGFSAAVIEEVAEATGLPLTEARDHFEAQSARDGIVETSGQLRTIAVGLTKIANDLRWMASGPRTGLAEITLPDLQPGSSIMPGKVNPVVPEAVLMVCAQVMGNDAAVATAGASGNFELNVMLPVIAKNVLESIRLLANASRLLADRTVDGIVADRERAREYAESSPSVVTPLNKYIGYEEAAKVAKKALAQRKTIRQVVLESGYVERGDLSAEQLDEALDVLRMTRP, encoded by the coding sequence ATGACGACCACGGACGACAACCGGCGCTACCGCATCGAGCACGACTCCATGGGGGAGGTGCAGGTACCGGCCGACGCCAAGTGGCGCGCCCAGACCCAGCGCGCCGTGGAGAACTTCCCGGTCTCCGGGCAGCGCATCGAACGCGCCCACATCGAGGCCCTCGCCCGGATCAAGGGCGCCGCGGCGAAGGTGAACGCGCGCCTCGGTGTACTGGACGAGGACATCGCCGGGGCGATCGGCGAGGCGGCCGGGGAGGTCGCCGGGGGGAAGTGGGACGAGCACTTCCCCGTCGACGTGTTCCAGACGGGTTCGGGCACCTCGTCCAACATGAACACCAACGAGGTCATCGCCACTCTGGCGACCGAGCGGCTCGGGCGCCCCGTGCACCCCAACGACCACGTCAACGCCTCCCAGTCGTCCAACGACGTCTTCCCGTCCTCGATCCACATCGCCGCCACCGCCGCCGTCACCCGGGACCTCGTACCGGCCCTGGAGCACCTCGCGGTCTCGCTGGAGCGCAAGGCCGGGGAGTTCGCCGACGTGGTGAAGTCGGGGCGTACGCACCTGATGGACGCCACACCCGTCACCCTCGGGCAGGAGTTCGGCGGGTACGCGGCCCAGGTGCGGTACGGGGTCGAGCGGCTGCACGCCTCCCTGCCGCGGCTGGCCGAGCTGCCGCTGGGCGGAACCGCCGTCGGTACCGGCATCAACACCCCGCCCGGGTTCTCGGCCGCCGTCATCGAGGAGGTCGCCGAGGCCACCGGGCTGCCGCTGACCGAGGCCCGCGACCACTTCGAGGCGCAGAGCGCCCGGGACGGCATCGTGGAGACCAGCGGTCAGCTGCGGACGATCGCGGTCGGACTGACGAAGATCGCCAACGATCTGCGGTGGATGGCCTCGGGCCCCCGCACCGGTCTCGCCGAGATCACCCTGCCCGACCTCCAGCCCGGCTCCTCGATCATGCCCGGCAAGGTCAACCCGGTCGTCCCGGAGGCCGTGCTCATGGTCTGCGCGCAGGTCATGGGCAACGACGCGGCGGTCGCCACCGCGGGCGCGTCCGGCAACTTCGAGCTCAACGTGATGCTGCCCGTCATCGCGAAGAACGTCCTGGAGTCGATCCGGCTGCTCGCGAACGCCTCCCGGCTGCTCGCCGACCGTACGGTCGACGGGATCGTGGCCGACCGTGAGCGTGCCCGTGAGTACGCCGAGTCCTCGCCGTCCGTGGTCACCCCGCTCAACAAGTACATCGGCTACGAGGAGGCCGCGAAGGTCGCCAAGAAGGCGCTGGCACAGCGGAAGACCATCCGTCAGGTGGTCCTGGAGAGCGGGTACGTCGAGCGCGGCGACCTCAGCGCGGAGCAGCTCGACGAGGCCCTGGACGTCCTGCGGATGACGCGCCCGTGA
- the fomD gene encoding cytidylyl-2-hydroxypropylphosphonate hydrolase, with translation MTEGGATGHGEEGGPRQDRRGATAAVGPDRHWAPGTQVLWRYRENGGARLHIARPVTVVRDDPELLAAWMAPGTECVKPVLADGTPVHQEPLRTRYTKPRTVQRDRWAGTGVLKLARPGEPWSVWLFWDQGWRFKNWYVNLEEPLARWAGGVDSEDHFLDISVHPDRSWHWRDEDEFTQAQQDGLVDAALAGRVRRAGRDAVAVISRWGAPFSDGWQNWRPDPSWAVPSLPPDWDRTPAHLSS, from the coding sequence ATGACAGAGGGCGGAGCGACAGGACACGGGGAAGAGGGCGGCCCACGCCAGGACCGACGCGGCGCGACGGCGGCGGTCGGTCCGGACCGTCACTGGGCGCCCGGGACGCAGGTGCTGTGGCGCTACCGGGAGAACGGCGGCGCGCGCTTGCACATCGCGCGCCCCGTCACCGTCGTGCGCGACGATCCGGAGTTGCTCGCCGCGTGGATGGCACCCGGCACCGAGTGCGTGAAGCCGGTGCTCGCCGACGGCACTCCCGTGCACCAGGAACCCCTCCGGACCCGGTACACCAAACCCCGGACGGTCCAGCGCGACCGCTGGGCCGGGACCGGTGTGCTGAAGCTGGCCCGGCCCGGTGAGCCCTGGTCGGTGTGGCTGTTCTGGGACCAGGGCTGGCGGTTCAAGAACTGGTACGTGAATCTGGAGGAACCCTTGGCCCGTTGGGCCGGTGGGGTGGATTCCGAGGATCACTTCCTGGACATCTCCGTGCACCCGGACCGCAGTTGGCACTGGCGGGACGAGGACGAGTTCACGCAGGCCCAGCAGGACGGACTGGTGGACGCCGCGCTGGCCGGCCGGGTGCGCCGGGCGGGCCGGGACGCGGTGGCCGTGATCTCCCGGTGGGGAGCCCCGTTCTCGGACGGCTGGCAGAACTGGCGCCCGGATCCGTCCTGGGCGGTACCTTCACTGCCACCGGACTGGGATCGCACGCCTGCGCATCTGTCGTCATGA
- a CDS encoding M28 family metallopeptidase, translating into MRRRFAVASFSLAVVLGCGTLPAAAAAPADTGRSALAAPALDVNALAAPDVDVTKVRAHLSELSAIAGRNGGNRRSTTQGYRDSVAYVKGKLQAAGYTVTEQPCTSGCTSGAGPNLIAEWPQGDANNVYMFGAHLDGVSAGPGMNDNGSGSAALLENALTLAQQNPAMRNRVRFAWWTDEEQGLNGSEFYVRSLSSTQRSTIRAYYNFDMVASTNGGYFINRITTSAAAPMKAYWDSLGLRPEENTEGAGRSDDYPFQQAGIPTSGYAMGASARKTSAQAAKWGGTAGSAYDPCYHRSCDTLTNVNTTGLNRAADGIAHTLWQQAVSSTTRG; encoded by the coding sequence GTGAGACGACGATTCGCCGTGGCGAGTTTCTCCCTCGCCGTCGTGCTCGGCTGCGGAACACTCCCCGCCGCGGCCGCCGCCCCCGCGGACACCGGCCGGTCCGCCCTCGCCGCGCCCGCCCTCGACGTGAACGCGCTCGCCGCGCCCGACGTCGACGTGACGAAGGTGCGGGCGCACCTGAGCGAGCTCAGCGCCATCGCCGGCCGCAACGGCGGCAACCGCCGCTCCACCACCCAGGGGTACCGCGACTCGGTCGCCTACGTGAAGGGCAAACTGCAGGCGGCCGGTTACACCGTCACCGAGCAGCCCTGCACCTCCGGCTGCACCAGCGGAGCGGGCCCCAACCTGATCGCCGAGTGGCCGCAGGGCGACGCGAACAACGTGTACATGTTCGGCGCCCACCTCGACGGCGTCTCGGCGGGCCCCGGCATGAACGACAACGGCTCCGGCTCGGCCGCGCTCCTGGAGAACGCCCTGACCCTGGCCCAGCAGAACCCGGCCATGCGCAACCGGGTCCGCTTCGCCTGGTGGACCGACGAGGAGCAGGGCCTCAACGGCTCCGAGTTCTACGTCCGTTCGCTTTCCTCCACCCAGCGCTCCACTATCCGGGCGTACTACAACTTCGACATGGTCGCCTCGACCAACGGCGGCTACTTCATCAACCGCATCACCACGTCGGCCGCCGCGCCGATGAAGGCGTACTGGGACTCGCTGGGTCTGCGGCCCGAGGAGAACACCGAGGGCGCCGGGCGCAGCGACGACTACCCCTTCCAGCAGGCCGGCATCCCCACCTCCGGCTACGCGATGGGCGCGAGCGCCCGCAAGACGTCCGCACAGGCCGCCAAATGGGGCGGCACGGCCGGTTCCGCCTACGACCCCTGCTACCACCGGTCCTGCGACACCCTCACCAACGTCAACACCACCGGCCTGAACCGCGCGGCCGACGGCATCGCCCACACCCTCTGGCAGCAGGCCGTCTCGTCAACTACTCGGGGCTGA
- a CDS encoding RNA-guided endonuclease InsQ/TnpB family protein, translating to MKLMVRVKLLPTPEQAAALESTLRACNEAATWAAEVAFAEKAMKPLPLRKHTYQQVKTRWGLGAQAAQHAIKKTCDAYTTLRANLRAGNHGRPGSKRYERASGKPIAFRARAAQPYDDRMLSWRHEDQMVSIWTTSGRMKKVAFTGEAGQLAVVAAHRRGESDLLCRDGQWFLLVTCDIAEAEPDTHPAGFVGVDLGIVNIATTSTGIRHSGRHLNRRREADRALRSKLQKKGTKSAKRRAKKHAGREARRARDINHKISKRIVAEAQRTGRGIALEDLGGIRERARLKKPQRVTLHSWSFHQLGSFIAYKAKRAGVPVVHVDPAYTSRECSRCHHIARANRPSQAVFTCGSCGFAEHADHNASHNISHRGWYVWVRGAESQAPALTLIA from the coding sequence GTGAAGCTGATGGTGCGGGTCAAACTCCTGCCGACGCCCGAGCAGGCGGCGGCGCTGGAGTCGACCCTGCGCGCCTGCAACGAGGCCGCCACCTGGGCGGCCGAGGTCGCCTTCGCCGAGAAGGCGATGAAACCCCTGCCCCTGCGCAAGCACACCTACCAGCAGGTCAAGACACGGTGGGGCCTGGGCGCGCAGGCCGCCCAGCATGCGATCAAGAAGACCTGTGACGCGTACACCACGCTGCGCGCCAACCTCCGGGCGGGCAACCACGGCAGGCCGGGCTCGAAGCGGTACGAGAGAGCCTCGGGCAAGCCGATCGCCTTCCGCGCGCGGGCGGCGCAGCCGTACGACGACCGGATGCTGTCCTGGCGGCACGAGGACCAAATGGTGTCGATCTGGACGACGTCCGGGCGGATGAAGAAGGTGGCGTTCACCGGCGAGGCCGGTCAGCTGGCCGTGGTGGCCGCACACCGGCGGGGCGAGTCCGATCTGCTGTGCCGGGACGGGCAGTGGTTTTTGTTGGTGACCTGCGACATCGCCGAGGCCGAACCGGACACGCACCCGGCCGGGTTCGTCGGGGTGGATCTGGGGATCGTCAACATCGCCACCACCTCCACCGGAATCCGGCACAGCGGCCGGCACCTCAACCGCCGCCGCGAGGCCGACCGGGCCCTGCGCTCCAAGCTGCAGAAGAAGGGCACGAAGTCGGCGAAGCGGCGGGCGAAGAAACACGCGGGCAGGGAAGCCAGGCGCGCCCGCGACATCAACCACAAGATCAGCAAACGCATCGTGGCGGAGGCTCAACGCACCGGTCGCGGCATCGCCCTGGAGGACCTGGGCGGTATCCGTGAGCGGGCACGGCTGAAAAAGCCCCAGCGCGTCACGTTGCACTCCTGGTCGTTTCACCAGCTCGGCTCGTTCATCGCCTACAAGGCGAAGCGCGCCGGGGTGCCGGTGGTCCACGTCGACCCGGCGTACACCAGCCGGGAATGCTCCCGCTGTCATCACATCGCCAGAGCCAACCGGCCCTCCCAGGCCGTGTTCACCTGCGGGTCGTGCGGCTTCGCCGAGCACGCAGACCACAACGCGTCCCACAACATCAGCCACCGCGGCTGGTACGTGTGGGTCCGCGGGGCCGAGTCACAGGCCCCTGCTCTCACCCTCATCGCCTGA